The following are encoded together in the Hoplias malabaricus isolate fHopMal1 chromosome 3, fHopMal1.hap1, whole genome shotgun sequence genome:
- the cabp5a gene encoding calcium-binding protein 5a, with translation MNDRKLAEDEIEELREAFDEFDKDKDGLISCKDLGNLMRTMGYMPTEMELIELGQNINMNLGGRVDFEDFVELMAPKLLAETAGMIGMKELRDAFREFDMDGDGEITTEELRLAMAKLMGENMTRREIDAVVREADNNGDGTVDFEEFVKMMSSC, from the exons atgaat GACAGAAAGCTGGCAGAAGATGAGATTGAAG AGCTGCGCGAGGCCTTTGATGAGTTTGATAAGGACAAGGACGGACTGATCAGCTGCAAGGACCTGGGGAACCTGATGAGGACGATGGGCTACATGCCCACAGAGATGGAGCTGATTGAACTGGGCCAGAACATCAACATGAACT TGGGAGGCCGTGTAGACTTTGAGGACTTTGTGGAGCTGATGGCTCCAAAGCTCCTGGCGGAAACAGCCGGAATGATCGGCATGAAAGAGCTGAGAGATGCTTTCAGAGAG TTCGACATGGACGGAGATGGAGAGATCACCACAGAAGAGCTACGGCTAGCTATGGCGAAGTTAATGGGGGAAAACATGACCCGCAGGGAAATCGACGCAGTGGTCAGAGAGGCTGACAACAACGGAGACGGCACTGTAGATTTTGAAG AATTTGTGAAGATGATGTCAAGCTGCTGA